The following are encoded together in the Candidatus Omnitrophota bacterium genome:
- a CDS encoding alpha/beta fold hydrolase codes for MRILMMTNTYFPIVGGLEQSVYSFSEEFKTLGHEVLIVTPTFNGAPVEEPGVIRLPAFQKFNRTIFSVNFPFSMLLTRLMKEFSPDIVHSHCPFFMGDFALRLSRQHAIPLVFTYHTMFEEYTQDLPVQNEGVKRFMVKLSAGYANFVDRLIVPCESVQEILLKRGVKTPMEIVPTGVDLKRFSKGDRKGFREQNHIPLDALVIGHAGRLASEKNLDFLIQCMVEALKKDTRVHALIVGKGSSEKMIKGTFQKAGLQERVHLVGVLQYQNLVDAYFAMDVFAFASLSETQGIVLIEAMASGAPVVALDAPGARDMVKDGSNGRLLMEMDQPSFSEALLWVLNRSPEETQTIKQAARTTAEKYTISASAKRMLAIYEDARSRKTISVGKRNSSQYLFFWRMRAELDIYKNYVQSIIMSIFEGNFKKTEPKKINDTTVKSDDLSSKSAAGDLVATPLNGTAKTAELTPSPAQESEPDRYVMTEDGKRISFLHIKGGFFKVIIIAPGFYNNKDTVLFKGMADAFSKEYDVIVFDFRGHGKSSDVFTWTALEQKDLRAITAYAKENKYEKIGVIGFSLGAAIALVEASFHQNIDSVIAVSSPSDLGKIDFHFWEKDMWRDLMLNFGIKGKGKGVRSGSLALQKIRPRDVVDKISPTPVLFLHGEKDWLVKLSHSQLLFAKAKEPKLLTIMEDGGHAERMFDAFPDQFMKICLDRFKETLS; via the coding sequence ATGAGAATTCTCATGATGACAAATACCTATTTCCCGATCGTCGGAGGATTAGAGCAATCGGTTTATTCTTTTAGCGAAGAATTTAAAACTTTGGGGCATGAGGTTTTGATCGTGACTCCAACCTTTAACGGGGCTCCCGTAGAGGAGCCGGGTGTTATCCGGCTTCCCGCTTTCCAAAAATTCAACCGGACGATTTTCTCTGTTAATTTTCCGTTTTCCATGCTCTTAACGCGGCTTATGAAAGAATTTTCACCGGATATTGTCCACAGCCATTGCCCGTTTTTTATGGGAGATTTTGCTCTACGCCTCAGCCGGCAGCACGCTATACCGCTGGTCTTTACGTATCATACGATGTTTGAGGAGTACACACAGGATTTGCCGGTTCAGAACGAGGGAGTCAAGCGATTTATGGTCAAGCTGTCTGCCGGATATGCCAATTTTGTGGACCGGCTGATCGTGCCCTGCGAAAGCGTGCAGGAAATCTTGCTTAAAAGAGGTGTTAAAACACCCATGGAGATCGTTCCGACCGGGGTTGATTTGAAGCGTTTCTCAAAAGGCGATAGAAAAGGGTTTCGCGAGCAGAACCACATCCCTCTTGATGCCTTAGTGATCGGACATGCGGGGCGTCTGGCGTCGGAAAAAAATTTGGACTTTCTGATCCAGTGCATGGTTGAAGCGTTAAAGAAAGATACAAGAGTCCATGCCCTGATCGTTGGCAAAGGCTCATCAGAGAAAATGATCAAAGGCACCTTTCAAAAAGCCGGTCTTCAAGAAAGAGTGCATTTGGTCGGGGTTTTGCAGTATCAGAATTTGGTTGATGCTTATTTTGCTATGGATGTTTTTGCCTTTGCCTCATTAAGCGAAACTCAAGGGATCGTCTTGATTGAAGCCATGGCATCAGGTGCTCCGGTGGTAGCGCTGGATGCGCCCGGAGCGCGGGACATGGTCAAAGACGGCAGTAACGGACGATTGCTTATGGAGATGGATCAACCCAGCTTTTCTGAGGCACTGCTGTGGGTTTTAAATCGTTCTCCCGAAGAAACACAAACCATAAAGCAGGCCGCAAGAACGACGGCAGAAAAATACACGATCAGTGCCTCCGCCAAACGCATGTTAGCCATTTATGAAGATGCGAGATCAAGAAAAACAATTTCCGTGGGCAAGAGAAATAGTTCGCAGTATCTTTTCTTTTGGCGCATGAGAGCAGAGTTGGATATTTACAAAAATTATGTTCAATCCATAATCATGTCGATCTTTGAAGGAAATTTTAAGAAAACGGAACCCAAGAAAATTAATGATACGACGGTAAAGAGCGACGACCTTTCTTCTAAGAGCGCGGCCGGCGACTTAGTCGCAACTCCGCTTAATGGAACGGCGAAAACTGCTGAACTGACGCCTTCTCCTGCGCAGGAGAGCGAGCCTGATCGTTACGTGATGACAGAGGATGGGAAACGCATCTCCTTTCTTCATATTAAAGGAGGGTTTTTCAAAGTTATTATTATCGCGCCCGGATTTTACAACAATAAGGATACGGTTTTATTTAAAGGGATGGCTGACGCATTTAGCAAAGAATACGATGTGATCGTGTTCGATTTTCGCGGGCATGGCAAGAGCAGCGATGTGTTTACGTGGACAGCGCTTGAACAAAAAGATCTTCGGGCGATCACGGCTTATGCGAAAGAAAACAAGTATGAAAAAATCGGCGTGATCGGGTTTTCACTGGGTGCTGCGATCGCATTGGTTGAGGCAAGTTTCCATCAGAACATTGATAGTGTGATCGCTGTCAGTTCCCCGTCAGATTTAGGAAAGATCGATTTTCATTTTTGGGAAAAAGATATGTGGAGAGATCTCATGCTTAATTTTGGGATCAAAGGGAAAGGGAAGGGTGTCAGGTCAGGCAGCCTGGCTTTACAAAAGATCCGGCCTCGCGACGTTGTTGATAAGATATCACCGACACCGGTTCTCTTCCTTCATGGTGAGAAAGACTGGCTCGTCAAGCTGAGTCATAGTCAGCTTTTATTTGCAAAGGCAAAGGAGCCTAAGCTTTTGACCATCATGGAAGATGGCGGCCATGCGGAAAGGATGTTTGACGCTTTTCCGGATCAATTTATGAAAATATGTTTGGATAGATTTAAGGAAACTTTGAGTTAG
- a CDS encoding 1-acyl-sn-glycerol-3-phosphate acyltransferase, with translation MTTSLTSRIKNFIILKSGEKIYPEEIEQAYTKVAPVKEMCVFTVSGMEGAGKTKVLWAIIQPDLDDFREFGEVNLRSVIKERFDNASQSLPLHKRLKGFTITLEDLPHTLFGKLERSAVKKIYESRVIKGIEGSLPVSKELLPEDLLLIESEIGIKVLKCLKEQSGITGSIILENSLELDIGIDSLGRLELASCLEAALGTDINEEAISRAFSVKDLILGIAEALKEAKGISSKNQKIPLGPDYWKENLRVPPKKENLEMIELSTGYFAWLFRFVLTAIDCLIFKLFFSIKEEGAKNVPEEGAYILYGNHTSFLDGPAIAACLPRRPVFQLFYFVFGPYFFRPFEKSSILWNLVKMGRFIPFDFSTHFLEALRSCFLVLEHGKGLCFFPEGLRSATGKIGKFKKGFGVLAKETGAKLVPVAIEGAHEAWSSTATYPKRHPIRVRFGKPLLPKDLEKEGLAMGAKNSYDAICIAARKALIELKTQSSMDGLVCACAKEKK, from the coding sequence ATGACCACATCTCTGACATCCAGAATTAAAAATTTTATCATATTGAAATCGGGGGAAAAAATTTATCCGGAAGAGATTGAGCAAGCTTATACAAAAGTTGCTCCGGTCAAAGAGATGTGCGTTTTTACAGTCTCTGGAATGGAAGGCGCAGGGAAGACGAAAGTTCTTTGGGCTATTATTCAGCCAGATCTTGATGATTTTAGGGAATTTGGTGAAGTGAATCTACGCTCTGTCATTAAGGAGAGATTTGACAATGCCTCGCAATCACTCCCTTTGCATAAAAGGCTTAAAGGTTTTACGATTACGCTTGAGGATTTACCCCATACGCTTTTCGGTAAGTTAGAAAGAAGCGCAGTCAAGAAGATATATGAATCCAGGGTGATTAAGGGCATAGAAGGCTCTCTTCCGGTATCAAAAGAACTTTTACCAGAAGATCTTCTTTTGATAGAGTCTGAGATCGGCATAAAAGTTTTAAAATGTTTGAAGGAACAAAGCGGTATCACCGGATCAATAATCCTTGAGAATTCATTAGAGCTGGACATTGGCATAGATTCATTAGGCAGGCTAGAGCTTGCTTCGTGCCTTGAGGCAGCTCTTGGAACTGATATAAATGAAGAGGCGATCTCGAGAGCCTTTAGCGTCAAGGATCTTATTTTAGGGATAGCGGAGGCGCTGAAGGAAGCCAAAGGCATTTCCTCGAAGAATCAAAAGATACCTTTAGGGCCAGACTATTGGAAAGAAAATTTACGCGTACCGCCGAAAAAAGAAAATTTGGAAATGATCGAATTGAGCACAGGTTACTTTGCCTGGTTGTTTCGATTTGTTTTGACAGCTATCGATTGTTTGATTTTTAAGTTGTTTTTCAGTATTAAAGAAGAAGGCGCAAAGAACGTACCTGAAGAAGGAGCTTATATTCTGTATGGCAACCATACGAGTTTTCTTGATGGGCCAGCCATTGCCGCTTGTTTGCCGCGTCGACCAGTGTTTCAGCTTTTTTATTTTGTTTTTGGGCCGTATTTTTTTAGGCCGTTTGAAAAGTCTAGTATTTTATGGAATCTCGTCAAGATGGGAAGATTTATTCCTTTTGATTTCTCAACGCATTTCTTAGAAGCGCTACGTAGTTGTTTTCTTGTGTTAGAACATGGAAAGGGCTTGTGTTTCTTTCCTGAAGGGTTGCGCAGCGCTACTGGCAAAATCGGGAAATTTAAAAAAGGATTCGGCGTCTTGGCCAAGGAGACAGGGGCAAAGCTTGTGCCTGTGGCGATCGAAGGAGCTCATGAGGCTTGGTCTAGTACGGCAACGTATCCTAAGCGCCATCCGATCAGGGTGAGGTTTGGTAAGCCGCTTCTGCCTAAAGACCTGGAAAAAGAAGGCTTAGCCATGGGGGCGAAAAACTCTTACGACGCGATATGTATAGCGGCTAGAAAAGCGCTTATAGAATTAAAGACCCAATCCTCAATGGATGGATTGGTCTGCGCTTGTGCGAAGGAGAAAAAATGA
- a CDS encoding GtrA family protein — protein MKTNLNVKKEIVRFLIAGVFVGAVDFGIYYFLIHFLSFSLSKAVSFTCAGIAAYLLNKYWIFQCNQPSYVEIRRYILINFLALEINVLINRYVLSVWPSSVFLALVIAAVFTGLLTFICFKWWVFRSLLKKGAYFVWWKWVPWRFLVTDAARKQGFLDPIKVLSQLQNFSQPSEVAAPTELLRSGVVLHARGLLNSLAIQHNLDWIWPYWVRCQYDPHNVAFIPRSFSLTQINLTHRNWTALGVPDSIDFPLVDPRGLVTPYYDGWSLDVWIIPQKGDPLIPSQCDSVSQKMGLDNDFYVTTASSSDQLSLQLRTQVIGSAQAPLCQIKVTAKVFINARLIVSLRPYNPEGVSFIHSIVLLEGSLGWQVNREHSVYFDKPADQYMFSDYHRGDVYSRLTFPIPPTKKKQEDPLFSSEENEKEVACKVGMASSAAIFILESGQKEEITISVPLTKNKNEEKSYGDYQDIAKAQWAKSLQGVCSLKIPDEHFQFLYEAAIHAMVLHSPREVYPGPYIYRRFWFRDAAFILHALLCVGLNERVRRALDCFRSRQTKQGYFLSQEGEWDSNGEALWIMRQYCEMTGNVPPNEWKESIHKASQWICKKRLPSNLQSPHAGLLPSGFSAEHLGPNDFYYWDDFWAVAGLKASAFLCAAYKDQEKAVYFEKESQALLASIEQSLKKVEERFKKPTIPASPYRRLDTGAIGSLVASYPLRVFEPNDPKILDTADFLMKNCLVHGGFFHDMTHSGINPYLTLHLAQVLLRAGDPRYFDLMTAVAKLASPTGQWPESVHPRTGGGCMGDGQHVWAAAEWVLMIRNCFVREEGERLILCSGIPCIWLEKKQTISFGPAPTSFGNIQISIKPQGQNILVEWQGQWFESEPPIDIQLQGFNDVRITPGTNSFELKSCLPTGAR, from the coding sequence TTGAAAACTAATCTGAATGTTAAGAAAGAAATTGTCCGGTTTCTTATCGCAGGGGTTTTTGTTGGGGCGGTAGATTTTGGTATTTACTATTTCTTAATTCATTTTCTATCTTTCAGTCTGTCCAAAGCAGTTTCTTTTACGTGTGCGGGTATTGCCGCGTATTTGCTTAATAAATATTGGATATTTCAGTGTAACCAGCCGTCATATGTTGAAATTCGTCGGTATATATTGATTAATTTCCTAGCCTTAGAAATTAATGTTTTAATAAACCGATATGTTCTAAGCGTGTGGCCAAGTTCTGTTTTCTTGGCTTTGGTTATCGCTGCGGTGTTTACAGGATTGCTTACTTTCATTTGCTTTAAGTGGTGGGTTTTCAGGTCTCTTTTAAAAAAGGGGGCTTATTTTGTGTGGTGGAAATGGGTTCCGTGGAGATTTCTAGTCACTGATGCCGCGCGCAAGCAAGGGTTTTTAGATCCCATCAAAGTTCTTTCCCAATTGCAAAACTTTTCGCAGCCTTCCGAGGTAGCAGCTCCCACGGAGTTGTTACGCTCAGGCGTTGTTTTGCACGCGCGTGGTTTACTTAATAGTTTAGCGATCCAGCATAATCTTGATTGGATCTGGCCCTATTGGGTACGATGCCAGTATGATCCTCACAACGTGGCGTTCATTCCAAGATCTTTTTCGCTAACCCAAATTAATCTTACCCACCGAAATTGGACCGCCTTAGGTGTTCCCGATAGCATCGATTTCCCTTTGGTGGATCCGCGCGGCCTTGTGACTCCCTATTATGATGGATGGTCACTTGATGTCTGGATAATCCCCCAAAAAGGGGATCCATTGATCCCGTCGCAATGTGACAGCGTATCGCAAAAGATGGGCCTAGATAACGATTTTTATGTGACGACAGCATCAAGTTCAGATCAATTAAGCCTTCAATTAAGAACGCAAGTTATTGGATCAGCTCAAGCGCCTCTTTGCCAGATCAAAGTCACAGCAAAGGTTTTTATCAATGCGCGATTAATTGTCTCCTTGCGGCCGTATAACCCGGAAGGCGTGAGTTTTATACATAGTATTGTTCTTCTGGAAGGCTCGTTAGGCTGGCAAGTTAACCGCGAACATTCCGTCTATTTTGATAAGCCCGCCGATCAGTATATGTTTTCTGATTATCATCGCGGCGATGTATATAGCCGCTTGACCTTTCCTATACCACCGACGAAGAAAAAACAGGAAGATCCGTTGTTTTCGTCGGAAGAAAATGAAAAAGAAGTGGCATGCAAAGTCGGCATGGCTAGCTCTGCTGCTATTTTCATATTAGAATCCGGACAAAAAGAAGAAATTACTATTTCAGTACCTTTAACGAAAAATAAAAATGAAGAAAAATCTTATGGAGACTATCAAGACATTGCTAAAGCACAGTGGGCAAAAAGCCTTCAAGGCGTGTGTTCATTAAAAATTCCTGATGAGCATTTTCAATTTCTTTATGAAGCTGCGATTCATGCGATGGTCCTGCATTCCCCCAGGGAAGTTTATCCGGGTCCTTATATTTATCGACGGTTTTGGTTTCGTGATGCTGCGTTCATATTGCATGCCTTGTTATGTGTTGGGCTAAATGAGCGTGTCCGCAGGGCTCTAGATTGTTTTCGTTCCCGCCAGACAAAACAAGGTTATTTTCTTTCCCAAGAAGGGGAATGGGATTCTAATGGAGAGGCCTTGTGGATCATGCGTCAGTATTGCGAGATGACAGGAAATGTCCCTCCTAACGAATGGAAAGAATCCATCCATAAAGCGAGCCAGTGGATCTGCAAAAAGCGTTTGCCGAGTAACTTGCAATCCCCTCATGCGGGCTTACTGCCATCGGGATTTAGCGCCGAGCATTTGGGGCCAAATGATTTTTATTATTGGGATGACTTTTGGGCTGTTGCAGGATTAAAAGCGTCAGCCTTTTTATGCGCGGCTTATAAAGATCAGGAGAAGGCTGTTTATTTTGAAAAGGAATCGCAGGCATTACTTGCCAGCATTGAACAAAGTTTAAAAAAAGTGGAAGAGCGTTTTAAAAAGCCTACCATACCAGCTTCTCCCTATCGGCGCTTGGATACAGGGGCTATCGGCTCTTTGGTGGCGAGTTATCCGCTTCGTGTTTTTGAACCCAATGACCCAAAGATCTTAGACACAGCTGATTTCTTAATGAAAAATTGTTTAGTTCATGGCGGATTCTTTCATGATATGACTCATTCTGGGATCAATCCGTACCTTACGCTGCATTTAGCTCAAGTGCTTTTGCGTGCGGGAGATCCAAGGTATTTTGATTTGATGACTGCGGTGGCCAAGCTGGCTTCACCAACGGGGCAATGGCCTGAGTCGGTCCATCCGCGTACCGGTGGCGGATGTATGGGGGACGGACAGCATGTGTGGGCCGCGGCGGAATGGGTTTTGATGATCAGAAATTGTTTTGTGCGCGAAGAAGGTGAGCGATTGATCTTATGTTCCGGGATCCCGTGTATCTGGTTAGAAAAAAAACAAACGATCTCTTTTGGTCCCGCGCCAACAAGTTTTGGAAATATTCAAATTTCCATAAAACCTCAAGGGCAAAATATCCTTGTCGAATGGCAAGGACAGTGGTTTGAGAGCGAGCCACCCATAGATATTCAATTGCAAGGTTTTAATGACGTTAGAATTACACCAGGAACGAATTCTTTTGAATTGAAATCCTGCTTGCCGACAGGAGCGAGGTAG